From a single Cupriavidus taiwanensis LMG 19424 genomic region:
- a CDS encoding DEAD/DEAH box helicase: MPLTTHNASKSPPESASNESPPADWQQALEALRALAGTDPAAGAAGPARRLLWALTLDADGAPGTIEPLEQVRGAKGWGKPRPVPLARIAEDDRLEPWDARVARAIRRDASHNRRYVLDRAMAVMALAGHPGVVLAHAPTQTLEVVEDAPALEAVRSAGRYVLRLFPPVREAPALEALLPAAARQEAEALRQLTLLRDGPHRLRLIRYTPAQFEAARLIGNGLAIPEEGHARLDQTLRALAGQFQVQADAAAGSRTVEAEPRLRAEVAPVGRGISLRLVVTPLGPLGPRLAPGAGRERLMAAVRGETLSTQRDLDAELASVAEVFAALPQLVALSPPGGEYTWSLDDPEDALAVVEALPSLPAVQAVEWPRGKALRVLPADLPQLGVQIESRGAWYRLAGELRVAEGLVLELGKLIDWTAGHAGRFVPIGQGVYVALTQVLRGRLRDLAGVGERVPDGIRVPQMATPWLDDVLAGAGVDPDAHFRARIARLRAAREAEIALPATLAAELRPYQEAGYRWAMTLAASGLGACLADDMGLGKTLQALAVLVARAGGGAALVIAPTSVCGNWAAEARRFAPTLNVHVYAEGERDALLAQAGAHDLVIVSYTLLQQASQEFCAREWHTVVADEAQAFKNAVTRRAQAMFALPSGFRMALTGTPVENRLAELWSVMRFCNPGLLGSLARFNEHFANPIERAGSREARLRLRRMIAPFVLRRTKAQVLDELPPRTELVIRVEPGPVEAAHYEALRRQAQTEAEAALARLDAARKATRDAPAGARVPAQAQHQVRLHVLAQLMRLRRAACDPRLVTPEVAAQLSDQGGEGAKVRAFVELASGLAASGHKTLVFSQFVDFLQLLRQGLERAGLALQYLDGATPAAERTRRVAAFQAGEGDVFLISLKAGGFGLNLTAADYVIVADPWWNPAAEDQAMGRAHRIGQRRPVTVYRLINAGTIEERIVELHRDKRALADGLLEADDDHAAGTGAPLPDVDELVGLLRR; this comes from the coding sequence GTGCCCCTGACCACACACAACGCCTCCAAATCGCCGCCCGAGTCAGCGTCCAATGAATCGCCGCCGGCCGACTGGCAGCAGGCGCTGGAAGCGCTGCGTGCCCTCGCCGGCACCGATCCCGCCGCGGGCGCGGCCGGGCCCGCGCGGCGCCTGCTGTGGGCGCTGACGCTGGACGCCGACGGCGCGCCCGGCACGATCGAGCCGCTGGAGCAGGTGCGCGGCGCGAAGGGCTGGGGCAAGCCCAGGCCGGTGCCGCTGGCGCGGATCGCCGAGGACGACCGGCTCGAACCCTGGGATGCACGCGTGGCGCGCGCCATCCGCCGCGACGCCTCGCACAACCGGCGCTACGTGCTCGACCGCGCCATGGCGGTCATGGCGCTGGCCGGGCACCCGGGCGTGGTGCTGGCCCACGCGCCAACCCAGACGCTGGAGGTGGTCGAGGACGCGCCCGCGCTGGAGGCGGTGCGCAGCGCCGGCCGCTACGTGCTGCGCCTGTTCCCGCCGGTGCGCGAGGCGCCGGCGCTGGAGGCGCTGCTGCCCGCCGCCGCGCGGCAGGAGGCCGAGGCGCTGCGCCAGCTCACGCTGCTGCGCGACGGCCCGCACCGGCTGCGGCTGATCCGCTATACCCCGGCCCAGTTCGAGGCCGCGCGGCTGATCGGCAACGGCCTGGCGATTCCCGAGGAAGGCCATGCCCGGCTCGACCAGACCCTGCGCGCGCTGGCCGGCCAGTTCCAGGTCCAGGCCGATGCCGCCGCCGGCTCGCGCACGGTCGAGGCCGAGCCGCGCCTGCGTGCCGAAGTGGCGCCGGTGGGGCGCGGCATCTCGCTGCGGCTTGTGGTGACACCGCTGGGCCCGCTGGGGCCGCGGCTGGCACCTGGCGCGGGGCGCGAGCGGCTGATGGCCGCGGTGCGCGGCGAGACCCTGTCCACCCAACGCGACCTCGACGCCGAGCTGGCCAGCGTGGCCGAAGTCTTCGCCGCGCTACCGCAGCTGGTGGCGCTGTCGCCGCCGGGCGGCGAGTACACCTGGTCTCTGGACGATCCCGAAGACGCGCTCGCGGTGGTCGAGGCGCTGCCGTCGCTGCCCGCCGTGCAGGCGGTCGAATGGCCGCGCGGCAAGGCGCTGCGCGTGCTGCCGGCCGACCTGCCGCAGCTGGGGGTGCAGATCGAGAGCCGCGGTGCGTGGTACAGGCTGGCGGGCGAGCTGCGCGTGGCCGAAGGGCTGGTGCTGGAACTGGGCAAGCTGATCGACTGGACTGCCGGCCATGCCGGGCGCTTCGTGCCGATCGGGCAGGGTGTCTACGTGGCGCTGACGCAGGTGCTGCGCGGCCGGCTGCGCGACCTGGCCGGCGTGGGCGAGCGGGTGCCTGACGGCATCCGCGTACCGCAGATGGCCACGCCATGGCTGGACGACGTGCTCGCCGGCGCGGGTGTCGATCCCGACGCGCATTTCCGCGCGCGCATCGCCCGGCTGCGCGCCGCGCGCGAGGCCGAGATCGCGCTGCCGGCCACGCTCGCGGCCGAGCTGCGCCCCTACCAGGAAGCGGGCTACCGCTGGGCCATGACGCTGGCCGCCTCGGGCCTCGGCGCCTGCCTGGCCGACGACATGGGCCTGGGCAAGACGCTGCAGGCGCTGGCCGTGCTGGTCGCGCGCGCCGGCGGCGGCGCGGCGCTGGTGATCGCGCCGACCTCGGTGTGCGGCAACTGGGCCGCCGAGGCGCGGCGCTTCGCGCCCACCCTCAACGTCCACGTCTATGCCGAGGGCGAGCGCGACGCGCTGCTGGCGCAGGCCGGGGCGCATGACCTGGTGATCGTCTCGTACACGCTGCTGCAGCAGGCCAGCCAGGAATTCTGCGCGCGCGAATGGCATACCGTGGTGGCCGACGAGGCCCAGGCCTTCAAGAACGCGGTCACGCGGCGGGCGCAGGCGATGTTCGCGCTGCCGTCGGGCTTCCGCATGGCGCTGACGGGCACCCCGGTGGAGAACCGGCTGGCCGAGCTGTGGTCGGTGATGCGGTTCTGCAATCCGGGGCTGCTGGGCTCTCTGGCCCGCTTCAACGAGCATTTTGCCAACCCGATCGAACGCGCCGGCAGCCGCGAGGCGCGCCTGCGGCTGCGCCGCATGATCGCGCCATTCGTGCTGCGCCGGACCAAGGCGCAGGTGCTGGACGAGCTGCCGCCGCGTACCGAACTGGTCATCCGGGTCGAGCCCGGGCCGGTGGAAGCCGCGCACTACGAGGCGTTGCGCCGCCAGGCCCAGACCGAGGCCGAGGCCGCGCTGGCACGCCTGGATGCAGCGCGCAAGGCCACCCGCGATGCGCCTGCCGGCGCCCGGGTGCCGGCGCAGGCCCAGCACCAGGTGCGCCTGCACGTGCTGGCGCAGCTGATGCGGCTGCGCCGCGCGGCGTGCGATCCGCGCCTGGTCACGCCGGAAGTGGCCGCCCAGCTGAGCGACCAGGGCGGCGAAGGCGCCAAGGTGCGCGCCTTCGTCGAACTGGCCAGCGGGCTGGCCGCCAGCGGCCACAAGACCCTGGTGTTCAGCCAGTTCGTCGATTTCCTGCAGCTGCTGCGCCAGGGACTGGAGCGCGCCGGGCTGGCGCTGCAATACCTGGATGGCGCCACGCCCGCGGCCGAGCGCACGCGCCGCGTGGCCGCGTTCCAGGCGGGCGAGGGCGATGTGTTCCTGATCAGCCTGAAGGCCGGCGGCTTCGGCCTGAACCTGACCGCGGCCGACTACGTCATCGTCGCCGACCCCTGGTGGAACCCCGCCGCCGAAGACCAGGCCATGGGCCGCGCGCACCGCATCGGCCAGCGGCGCCCGGTCACGGTGTACCGGCTGATCAATGCCGGCACCATCGAGGAGCGCATTGTCGAGCTGCATCGCGACAAGCGCGCGCTGGCCGATGGCCTGCTGGAGGCCGACGACGATCACGCCGCGGGCACCGGCGCGCCGCTGCCGGATGTGGACGAGCTGGTGGGGCTGCTGCGGCGCTGA
- a CDS encoding branched-chain amino acid transaminase, translating to MSMADRDGKIWMDGKLIEWRDAKIHVLTHTLHYGMGVFEGVRAYKTPEGTAIFRLKEHTRRLFNSAKIFQMAMPFDEATLEAATREVVRANNLESCYIRPIVWIGSEKLGVSAKGNTIHVAIAAWPWGAYLGEEGMERGIRVKTSSFTRHHVNVSLVRAKASGYYINSILANQEATGLGYDEALLLDTDGYVSEGSGENVFIVRNGVIYTPDLASCLDGITRDATLTIARDLGIEVREKRITRDEMYCADEAFFTGTAAEVTPIRELDDRIIGEGRRGPVTRQIQDAFFAAVGGTDEKYKKWLTSV from the coding sequence ATGTCGATGGCGGATCGCGACGGCAAGATTTGGATGGATGGCAAGCTGATCGAATGGCGCGACGCCAAGATCCACGTGCTGACGCATACGCTGCACTACGGCATGGGCGTGTTCGAGGGCGTGCGCGCCTACAAGACCCCCGAAGGCACCGCCATCTTCCGCCTGAAGGAACACACCCGCCGCCTGTTCAATTCCGCCAAGATCTTCCAGATGGCCATGCCGTTCGACGAGGCCACGCTGGAAGCCGCCACGCGCGAGGTGGTGCGCGCCAACAACCTGGAATCCTGCTACATCCGCCCGATCGTGTGGATCGGCTCGGAAAAGCTGGGCGTCTCGGCCAAGGGCAACACCATCCATGTCGCCATCGCCGCGTGGCCGTGGGGCGCCTACCTGGGCGAGGAAGGCATGGAGCGCGGCATCCGCGTGAAGACCTCGTCGTTCACCCGCCATCACGTCAACGTGTCGCTGGTGCGCGCCAAGGCCAGCGGCTACTACATCAACTCGATCCTGGCCAACCAGGAGGCCACCGGCCTGGGCTACGACGAAGCGCTGCTGCTCGACACCGACGGCTACGTCAGCGAAGGCTCGGGCGAGAACGTCTTCATCGTGCGCAACGGCGTGATCTACACCCCGGACCTGGCCTCATGCCTGGACGGCATCACCCGCGACGCCACCCTCACCATCGCGCGCGACCTGGGCATCGAGGTGCGCGAGAAGCGCATCACCCGCGACGAGATGTACTGCGCCGACGAAGCCTTCTTCACCGGCACCGCCGCCGAAGTCACGCCGATCCGCGAGCTGGACGACCGCATCATCGGCGAAGGCCGCCGCGGCCCCGTGACCAGGCAGATCCAGGATGCGTTCTTTGCCGCCGTCGGCGGCACCGACGAAAAGTACAAGAAGTGGCTGACGTCGGTCTGA
- a CDS encoding beta-barrel assembly-enhancing protease, whose protein sequence is MPKHPSLRSSAACGRGAVADAVPAGSASHRGAASHCRAGGAWAPWRRPLAALLALTFAAPAWPQGTPRTATAPAAPVAAPRAPAPATSGEAADQVYDNLNRSVKAGQKSEFGLRTNNAVVEAGGVQLPDLGDPSTAALSPDMEKRLGDRIMRDIRRDPLYVPDPLLSDYLNALGYRLVQAARRQSISGSTGGGTFATGFDLFAVRDRSINAFALPGGYIGVHTGLLVQSDTESELASVLGHEIGHVMQRHIARGITQQDQSMWIALASMVLAGLAATRSPDAAAALAMGGQGAAIANQLSFSRGAEREADRVGFQILTAAGFDPQGMPDFFMRLQRASGTAENSVPSYVRTHPLTSERIADMQDRVSHASQRKVPNTPEYEFARMRARVIQEASPSDLQNLRAALRTQLAGASALRAPAVHYALAFVEQRLRRYPAAEQELAEARRLYGTIPGASSGSPMLDVMAVELARAQGRVPEALSQANASMKAFPLSHAVAVAYAETLIGAGRHEEAVRFLRERTRQETGRSEWWEMLARAYAGQGKRLQQHQALAEKYAMDGAYQAAIEQLQIARKAGDGDFYTLSEVDARLHQLERQYREDKQDNKGMPN, encoded by the coding sequence ATGCCAAAACACCCATCGCTTCGCAGCTCTGCCGCATGTGGCCGTGGCGCCGTGGCGGATGCCGTCCCTGCCGGTTCCGCGTCACATCGCGGCGCTGCCAGCCACTGCCGCGCCGGCGGCGCCTGGGCGCCCTGGCGGCGGCCGCTGGCGGCGTTGCTGGCGCTGACCTTCGCGGCACCGGCCTGGCCTCAGGGTACGCCGCGCACGGCGACCGCGCCAGCGGCGCCGGTGGCCGCGCCGCGCGCGCCGGCGCCGGCCACGTCGGGCGAAGCGGCCGACCAGGTCTACGACAACCTGAACCGCAGCGTGAAGGCGGGCCAGAAGTCAGAGTTCGGGCTGCGCACCAACAACGCCGTGGTCGAGGCGGGCGGCGTGCAGTTGCCGGACCTCGGCGACCCCTCCACCGCCGCGCTGTCGCCCGACATGGAAAAACGCCTGGGCGACCGCATCATGCGCGATATCCGGCGCGATCCGCTGTACGTGCCCGATCCGCTGCTGTCCGACTACCTGAATGCGCTCGGTTACCGGCTGGTGCAGGCGGCGCGGCGCCAGAGCATCTCGGGCTCGACCGGCGGCGGCACCTTCGCCACTGGCTTCGACCTGTTCGCGGTGCGCGACCGCAGCATCAACGCCTTTGCGCTGCCCGGCGGCTATATCGGCGTGCACACCGGGCTGCTGGTGCAGTCCGATACCGAGTCCGAGCTGGCCTCGGTGCTGGGCCACGAAATCGGCCACGTGATGCAGCGGCATATCGCGCGCGGCATCACCCAGCAAGACCAGTCGATGTGGATCGCGCTGGCGTCGATGGTGCTGGCCGGGCTGGCCGCCACGCGCAGCCCGGATGCGGCGGCGGCGCTGGCGATGGGCGGGCAGGGCGCCGCCATCGCCAACCAGCTGTCGTTCTCGCGCGGCGCGGAGCGAGAGGCCGACCGGGTCGGCTTCCAGATCCTGACCGCAGCGGGTTTCGATCCGCAAGGGATGCCCGATTTCTTCATGCGGTTGCAGCGCGCCTCGGGCACCGCCGAGAACTCAGTGCCGTCCTATGTGCGCACCCACCCGCTGACCTCCGAACGTATCGCGGACATGCAGGACCGCGTGAGCCATGCCAGCCAGCGCAAGGTGCCGAACACGCCCGAGTACGAATTCGCGCGCATGCGCGCCCGCGTGATCCAGGAAGCGTCGCCGAGCGACCTGCAGAACCTGCGCGCCGCGCTGCGCACGCAACTGGCCGGGGCGTCGGCGCTGCGCGCGCCGGCGGTGCACTATGCGCTGGCCTTCGTCGAGCAGCGCCTGCGCCGCTATCCGGCCGCCGAACAGGAGCTGGCCGAAGCCCGCCGCCTGTATGGCACCATCCCCGGCGCCAGCTCGGGCAGCCCGATGCTGGACGTGATGGCGGTGGAGCTGGCGCGCGCGCAGGGCCGCGTGCCCGAGGCGCTGTCGCAGGCCAATGCCTCGATGAAGGCCTTCCCGCTGTCGCACGCGGTGGCGGTGGCCTATGCCGAGACCCTGATCGGCGCCGGCCGCCATGAGGAAGCCGTGCGCTTCCTGCGCGAGCGCACGCGCCAGGAAACCGGCCGCAGCGAATGGTGGGAGATGCTGGCGCGCGCCTACGCGGGCCAGGGCAAGCGCCTGCAGCAACACCAGGCGCTGGCCGAGAAGTATGCGATGGACGGCGCCTACCAGGCCGCCATCGAGCAGCTGCAGATCGCGCGCAAGGCCGGCGACGGCGATTTCTATACGCTGTCCGAGGTCGATGCGCGCCTGCACCAGCTCGAGCGCCAGTATCGCGAGGACAAGCAGGACAACAAGGGCATGCCGAACTGA
- a CDS encoding Bug family tripartite tricarboxylate transporter substrate binding protein: MPNSSRLLPRLSFRSVARVAALCAAVAGTASLPAHAQGEWPTQPVTILMGFTAGSGVDIVGRTLQESLQKSLKTTIVYDYRPGAGGNVASEVVAHAKPDGYTLLLGTAATHGINPALYKALPFDADADFTPIAPLVEVSNVLTVNPAVLDVKSVKEFIEKVKANPGKYNFASTGNGTGTHLAFAEFNARAGLDMVHVPYKGGPDALQAVVKGEVCCIFNQVQSVLPQFRAGKVRLLGVTTRQRVQVIADVPTIAESGLPGFNSTIWFGLFGPRGLDPKIARKVNDAVRVALETPAIRQKLIDAGNTPRVETVEQFKATVKADRQKWAGVVKTVGASID, translated from the coding sequence ATGCCCAACTCGTCCCGACTGCTTCCGCGCTTGTCCTTCCGTTCCGTCGCCCGCGTGGCCGCGCTGTGCGCCGCCGTGGCCGGCACGGCCAGCCTGCCCGCCCATGCGCAGGGCGAATGGCCGACGCAGCCGGTGACGATCCTGATGGGCTTCACCGCGGGCTCCGGCGTCGACATCGTCGGCCGCACGCTGCAGGAGTCGCTGCAGAAGTCGCTGAAGACCACCATCGTCTATGACTACCGGCCCGGTGCCGGCGGCAACGTTGCCTCCGAGGTAGTGGCGCATGCCAAGCCGGACGGCTATACGCTGCTGCTGGGCACCGCCGCCACGCACGGCATCAACCCGGCGCTGTACAAGGCGCTGCCGTTCGATGCCGACGCCGATTTCACCCCGATCGCGCCGCTGGTCGAGGTCTCCAACGTGCTGACGGTCAACCCGGCGGTGCTCGACGTCAAGTCGGTCAAGGAGTTCATCGAGAAGGTCAAGGCCAATCCGGGCAAGTACAACTTTGCCTCCACCGGCAACGGCACCGGCACGCACCTGGCGTTTGCCGAGTTCAATGCGCGCGCCGGGCTGGACATGGTGCATGTGCCCTACAAGGGCGGCCCCGACGCGCTGCAGGCAGTGGTGAAGGGCGAGGTGTGCTGCATCTTCAACCAGGTGCAGAGCGTGCTGCCGCAGTTCCGCGCCGGCAAGGTGCGCCTGCTGGGCGTGACCACCAGGCAGCGCGTGCAGGTGATCGCCGATGTGCCGACCATTGCCGAGAGCGGCCTGCCCGGCTTCAACAGCACCATCTGGTTCGGCCTGTTCGGGCCCAGGGGGCTGGACCCGAAGATCGCGCGCAAGGTCAATGACGCGGTCAGGGTGGCGCTGGAAACGCCGGCGATCCGCCAGAAGCTTATCGATGCCGGCAACACGCCGCGGGTCGAGACCGTGGAGCAGTTCAAGGCGACGGTGAAGGCCGACCGCCAGAAGTGGGCGGGCGTGGTCAAGACCGTGGGCGCGTCGATCGACTGA
- a CDS encoding YheT family hydrolase: MTQLPHHRLPQAVQDAAAPAQGYCASLPMPWWLRGGHAQTIIPARFSRRPPRVRFHRERWATPDQDFIDLDWTTHPVQADTPLVVMFHGLEGDSGSHYAQALMHALSLRGWQGVIPHFRGCSGELNLAPRFYHSGDSAEIRWVLERMRQHHCAGGRKLLVVGISLGGNALLRMLGEDGSTAGHVHAAAAISAPLDLAAGGAALSAGFNLVYTRMFLQTLKRKSLAKLEQFPGLFDRDTMLASRDLYAFDNVVTAPLHGFADTDDYWRRAASKPVLRDIAVPTLVLNARNDPFLPARHLPGPADASPQVWLEQPEHGGHVGFMTPPAGWRRHMPLQADGRFGGHIEWLPARILQFFDSMM, translated from the coding sequence ATGACGCAGCTTCCGCACCACCGCCTGCCGCAAGCCGTCCAGGACGCCGCCGCCCCGGCGCAGGGCTATTGCGCGAGCCTGCCGATGCCGTGGTGGCTACGCGGGGGCCACGCGCAGACCATCATTCCCGCGCGCTTTTCGCGCCGCCCGCCGCGCGTGCGCTTTCACCGCGAACGCTGGGCCACGCCCGACCAGGACTTCATCGACCTCGACTGGACCACCCACCCGGTGCAGGCGGACACGCCGCTGGTGGTGATGTTCCACGGCCTCGAGGGCGACTCCGGCAGCCACTACGCGCAAGCGCTGATGCATGCGCTGTCGCTGCGCGGCTGGCAGGGCGTGATCCCGCATTTCCGCGGCTGCTCCGGCGAACTCAACCTGGCGCCGCGCTTCTACCACTCGGGCGATTCGGCCGAGATCCGCTGGGTGCTCGAGCGCATGCGCCAGCACCACTGCGCCGGCGGGCGCAAGCTGCTGGTGGTGGGCATCTCGCTGGGCGGCAACGCCTTGCTGCGCATGCTGGGCGAAGACGGCAGCACTGCCGGCCACGTGCATGCGGCGGCGGCGATTTCCGCGCCGCTGGACCTGGCCGCCGGCGGCGCGGCGCTGTCGGCTGGCTTCAACCTGGTCTACACCCGCATGTTCCTGCAGACGCTCAAGCGCAAGTCGCTGGCCAAGCTGGAGCAGTTCCCGGGCCTGTTCGACCGCGACACGATGCTGGCCAGCCGCGACCTGTACGCCTTCGACAACGTCGTCACCGCGCCGCTGCACGGCTTTGCCGATACCGACGACTACTGGCGCCGCGCCGCCAGCAAACCCGTACTGCGCGACATCGCCGTGCCCACGCTGGTGCTCAACGCGCGCAACGATCCGTTCCTGCCGGCGCGGCACCTGCCCGGCCCCGCCGACGCCAGCCCGCAGGTCTGGCTGGAACAGCCCGAGCACGGGGGCCATGTCGGCTTCATGACGCCGCCCGCGGGCTGGCGCCGGCATATGCCGCTGCAGGCCGACGGGCGCTTCGGCGGCCATATCGAGTGGCTGCCGGCGCGGATCCTGCAATTCTTCGACAGCATGATGTAA
- a CDS encoding YybH family protein: MPRFARLFDSAEDIVDAFREALKLRDAEGALRLWLDEDSITCVLPDGQRLIGHEQLRQAFSQLLEEQPVLVDAIETSSHASMAVSIFDVTEALRFGSDRVEADLYVHTTYVLMQNHEGWRLAHIHCSPANAVQVAAVAATPGQALH, encoded by the coding sequence ATGCCTCGCTTTGCCCGCCTGTTCGATTCCGCCGAAGACATCGTCGACGCCTTTCGCGAAGCGCTGAAGCTGCGCGACGCCGAAGGCGCGCTGCGCCTGTGGCTGGACGAAGACTCGATCACCTGCGTGCTGCCCGACGGGCAGCGCCTGATCGGCCACGAACAGCTGCGCCAGGCCTTCTCGCAACTGCTGGAAGAGCAGCCGGTGCTGGTCGACGCCATCGAGACCAGCAGCCATGCATCGATGGCCGTGTCGATCTTCGACGTGACCGAGGCCTTGCGCTTCGGCAGCGACCGCGTCGAGGCCGACCTGTATGTGCACACCACCTACGTGCTGATGCAGAACCACGAAGGCTGGCGCCTGGCCCACATCCACTGCAGCCCCGCCAACGCGGTGCAGGTTGCCGCCGTGGCCGCCACGCCGGGCCAGGCATTGCACTGA
- a CDS encoding zinc-finger domain-containing protein: MTQTATIIEIGAEDIPLHCPTANTPAWNYHPRVFLDVADTGEAKCPYCGTVYKLKPGTVLKGHH, encoded by the coding sequence ATGACGCAAACCGCGACCATCATCGAAATCGGCGCCGAAGACATTCCGCTGCACTGCCCGACCGCCAACACCCCGGCATGGAACTACCATCCGCGCGTGTTCCTGGACGTGGCGGACACCGGCGAAGCCAAGTGCCCCTACTGCGGCACCGTGTACAAGCTCAAGCCGGGCACCGTGCTGAAGGGCCACCACTGA
- the waaF gene encoding lipopolysaccharide heptosyltransferase II codes for MKKALVIAPNWIGDALMAQPLFALLKARHPRLVIDALAPKWVAPVLARMPEIGRVFPSDLAHGKLQLSARLMFAQQLKNEGYDLAYVLPNSLKSALIPWLAGIPLRIGYRGEARFGMLNVRHANPPRDHRPPMVEHYARLALKPGARLPENLTEPRLRVDPARVAATAERFGLAPHTRVIAFCPGAEFGPAKRWPAAHFARLAQMLRRSYPYAQMITLGSAKDAEIAAEIVSEAPFVRNLCGQTSLDDAVDLLALSEAAVCNDSGLMHVTAALGRPQVAVYGSSDPRHTPPLSQAASIMWLQLECSPCFKRECPLGHLRCLKEIEPEMVFVELRKLLHRP; via the coding sequence ATGAAGAAAGCCCTCGTCATCGCCCCCAACTGGATCGGCGACGCCCTGATGGCGCAGCCGCTGTTCGCGCTGCTCAAGGCGCGCCATCCGCGCCTGGTCATCGACGCCCTCGCGCCCAAGTGGGTCGCGCCGGTGCTCGCGCGCATGCCGGAAATCGGCCGCGTGTTCCCGTCGGACCTTGCGCACGGCAAGCTGCAGCTGTCGGCGCGGCTGATGTTCGCGCAGCAGCTGAAGAACGAAGGCTATGACCTGGCCTACGTGCTGCCGAACTCGCTCAAGTCGGCGCTGATCCCGTGGCTGGCGGGCATTCCGCTGCGCATCGGCTACCGCGGCGAAGCGCGCTTCGGCATGCTCAACGTGCGCCACGCCAATCCGCCGCGCGACCACCGCCCGCCGATGGTGGAGCACTACGCCCGCCTGGCGCTCAAGCCCGGCGCGCGCCTGCCCGAGAACCTGACCGAGCCGCGCCTGCGCGTGGACCCGGCGCGCGTGGCCGCCACCGCCGAGCGCTTCGGCCTCGCCCCGCACACGCGCGTGATCGCGTTCTGCCCGGGCGCCGAATTCGGCCCGGCCAAGCGCTGGCCCGCGGCCCATTTCGCCAGGCTGGCGCAGATGCTGCGGCGCTCCTACCCGTACGCGCAGATGATCACGCTGGGCTCGGCCAAGGATGCCGAGATCGCCGCGGAGATCGTCAGCGAGGCCCCCTTCGTGCGCAACCTGTGCGGCCAGACCTCGCTCGACGACGCGGTCGACCTGCTGGCGCTGTCCGAAGCCGCGGTCTGCAACGATTCGGGCCTGATGCACGTGACCGCGGCGCTGGGCCGGCCGCAAGTGGCGGTGTATGGATCGAGCGATCCGCGCCACACACCGCCGCTGTCACAGGCAGCGAGTATCATGTGGCTGCAGCTCGAGTGCAGTCCGTGCTTCAAGCGCGAGTGCCCGCTGGGGCACCTGCGCTGCCTGAAAGAGATCGAACCGGAAATGGTCTTCGTCGAGCTGCGCAAGCTGCTGCACCGGCCCTGA
- a CDS encoding DUF2946 family protein has product MDDIVRQAMARWPNVPNVYGWLTLDRRGQWRLRNEYAQQHGLSGDPIRHEALIGFIERNYQCDERGCWYFQNGPQRVFVALGYAPWIVRLHQGALQTTTGQSFTLQACFADEHGNVVLAGSVAGMAADTAPALQAALLHDHDLEQFSGASTWHGEACGADLGVFHHDGRDLAIEPIAESEVPKRFGFVREPAAPAG; this is encoded by the coding sequence ATGGACGACATCGTCAGGCAGGCCATGGCACGCTGGCCCAACGTGCCCAATGTCTATGGCTGGCTCACGCTGGACCGCCGCGGGCAGTGGCGGCTGCGCAATGAGTATGCCCAGCAGCACGGGCTCTCGGGCGACCCCATCCGCCATGAAGCGCTGATCGGCTTTATCGAGCGCAACTACCAGTGCGACGAGCGCGGCTGCTGGTATTTCCAGAACGGGCCGCAGCGGGTGTTCGTCGCGCTGGGCTACGCGCCGTGGATCGTGCGGCTCCACCAGGGCGCGCTGCAGACCACCACGGGGCAATCCTTCACGCTGCAGGCCTGCTTTGCCGACGAGCACGGCAACGTGGTACTGGCCGGCAGCGTCGCCGGCATGGCCGCGGACACCGCGCCGGCGCTGCAGGCCGCGCTGCTGCACGACCACGACCTGGAGCAGTTCAGCGGCGCCAGCACCTGGCATGGCGAAGCCTGCGGCGCCGACCTGGGCGTGTTCCACCACGATGGCCGCGACCTGGCGATCGAGCCGATTGCCGAGAGCGAGGTGCCGAAGCGCTTCGGCTTCGTGCGCGAGCCGGCGGCGCCGGCCGGCTGA